In Primulina huaijiensis isolate GDHJ02 chromosome 16, ASM1229523v2, whole genome shotgun sequence, a single genomic region encodes these proteins:
- the LOC140961362 gene encoding oxysterol-binding protein-related protein 4C-like, with protein sequence MVTEGEFEPKPVLTAPLSLEGEESGFSYRAPNILQRILSLLNSVRPGSDLTRLQLPPLFNIPKSQLQCYGESVYCISSDMLSKCNKEKSSLNRFVSVVAWSISTLRPLVFGVAPYNPILGETHHVSRGSLNVFLEQVSHHPPVTALHATDETENIELLWCHSPVARFQGSRIETEVHGKRVLKLIDKNETYTMNSPKLVIKFLPVPGVDWLGNVKIQCQENGFEAELCYQGVPFLPRASMHRSIKGKIFSSSSLETIYEIDGHWDRIVSIKDVSNGKTTVIYNASEVISRLKTPIVKDAKTVWPSESTAVWAEVSRNIIQKNWEKARDAKTDIEERQRELARERQSVHEDWVPKHFTVSYSKENGWDCLPKHKFVTPAPIIYTP encoded by the exons GTGACAGAAGGCGAGTTCGAGCCCAAGCCTGTACTAACTGCACCATTGTCACTGGAGGGAGAGGAATCAGGCTTCAGTTACAGAGCTCCGAACATTCTCCAACGCATTCTAAGCCTTTTGAACAGTGTACGGCCAGGATCCGATCTTACCCGCCTTCAG CTTCCACCCCTGTTCAACATTCCAAAGTCACAGCTACAATGCTACGGTGAATCAGTGTATTGCATTAGCTCTGATATGTTAAGCAAATGCAATAAGGAGAAAAGCTCCCTCAATCGCTTCGTATCCGTCGTCGCTTGGAGCATATCCACCCTGCGCCCCTTGGTGTTCGGGGTGGCTCCCTACAATCCCATTCTCGGAGAAACTCACCATGTCTCCAGGGGATCATTAAACGTGTTTCTCGAACAG GTATCTCATCATCCACCGGTGACGGCACTTCATGCAACGGATGAAACAGAAAACATCGAACTGCTATGGTGTCATTCTCCTGTTGCCAGGTTTCAGG GCAGTCGTATTGAAACCGAAGTTCATGGGAAAAGAGTGTTGAAGCTCATAGATAAGAATGAAACTTACACGATGAACTCTCCGAAACTCGTGATAAAGTTTTTACCTGTGCCTGGCGTGGACTGGTTGGGAAATGTTAAAATCCAATGCCAAGAAAATGGCTTTGAAGCTGAATTATGTTATCAAGGCGTTCCGTTTCTGCCTAGAGCATCCATGCATAGGTCGATCAAAGGGAAGATCTTCAGTTCATCGTCCTTGGAGACTATTTATGAAATCGATGGCCATTGGGATAG AATTGTAAGCATTAAGGATGTTTCGAACGGAAAAACCACAGTTATATACAATGCAAGTGAGGTGATTTCCAGGTTGAAGACTCCCATTGTTAAAGATGCAAAG ACCGTTTGGCCAAGTGAATCGACTGCGGTGTGGGCGGAAGTGAGCCGAAATATCATACAAAAGAACTGGGAGAAAGCGAGGGATGCAAAGACAGACATTGAagaaaggcaaagagaacttgccAGGGAAAGACAATCGGTACACGAAGATTGGGTCCCTAAGCATTTCACGGTATCTTACAGTAAAGAAAATGGGTGGGATTGTTTACCAAAACACAAATTTGTCACCCCAGCCCCTATTATTTATACTCCCTAA